Proteins co-encoded in one Marinomonas sp. IMCC 4694 genomic window:
- the chrA gene encoding chromate efflux transporter, which produces MSEPLIPSYGQRLWDVFVSFLLLGFTSFGGPAAHLGYFNQTFIQRKKWATEAQYAQWMALSQVVPGPGSSQVGFALGYHRAGWLGAWAAFVGFTLPSFVLMVLLAQFSDDWQDTAWFNGVIHGLKLLAVVVVADACVSMWRSFCKTYTLAGVALASAVGLILAPVLFPFISVPSLWVLLLVGLVSAMFLPVDAMATSEALPPVRFARWLPVLVVGLFASGFVFQGGLGQLFAEFYQAGVLVFGGGHVVLPMLSAFVSDRVASDQLLVGYAAAQAVPGPMFTMASFLGASSTSEGAHPWLWAGVATLAVFLSGLLLMLSMQNVWQQWSHYRRFRAAVRGINAAVVGVLLAALYHPIGTSSLLSGWDIAIVAGGFVWLNRKRPSIFSLIFVFVALQLALIGLAY; this is translated from the coding sequence ATGTCAGAGCCATTAATCCCCAGTTATGGGCAACGTCTATGGGACGTTTTTGTGTCTTTTTTACTGTTAGGTTTCACCAGTTTTGGCGGGCCAGCAGCACACCTCGGCTACTTTAATCAAACGTTTATACAACGAAAGAAATGGGCCACAGAAGCCCAATACGCCCAGTGGATGGCGCTGAGCCAAGTGGTGCCGGGTCCAGGTTCAAGTCAAGTGGGCTTTGCGTTGGGCTACCATCGTGCCGGTTGGCTGGGTGCGTGGGCGGCATTTGTTGGCTTCACGCTGCCGTCTTTTGTGTTGATGGTGTTATTAGCACAGTTCAGCGATGACTGGCAAGATACGGCGTGGTTTAACGGCGTGATTCACGGGTTAAAACTGTTGGCCGTGGTGGTGGTGGCCGATGCCTGCGTGAGTATGTGGCGATCTTTCTGCAAAACGTACACGTTAGCCGGCGTCGCGTTAGCCAGTGCGGTGGGTCTTATTCTTGCTCCGGTTTTGTTCCCTTTTATTAGCGTACCAAGCCTGTGGGTTTTGCTGTTGGTTGGTTTGGTCAGTGCAATGTTTCTGCCGGTCGATGCTATGGCGACGAGTGAGGCTTTGCCACCGGTGCGTTTCGCCCGTTGGCTGCCTGTGCTTGTGGTGGGGCTGTTTGCAAGCGGCTTTGTTTTTCAGGGGGGATTGGGTCAGTTATTTGCGGAATTTTATCAAGCGGGTGTCTTGGTGTTTGGCGGCGGGCATGTGGTATTGCCAATGTTGTCGGCCTTTGTGAGCGATAGGGTCGCCAGTGATCAGCTATTGGTGGGTTACGCGGCCGCTCAGGCGGTACCTGGTCCTATGTTTACCATGGCGAGCTTTTTGGGGGCATCCTCGACATCAGAGGGCGCTCATCCTTGGTTGTGGGCCGGTGTCGCCACGCTAGCGGTGTTCTTATCTGGTCTGTTGCTGATGTTAAGCATGCAAAACGTATGGCAACAATGGTCTCATTATCGTCGATTTCGTGCTGCGGTCAGGGGTATAAACGCGGCTGTGGTAGGGGTTTTGCTGGCGGCTTTGTATCATCCGATAGGCACTTCTAGTCTTCTTAGTGGCTGGGATATTGCGATTGTTGCGGGTGGGTTTGTGTGGTTGAACCGCAAGCGACCGTCTATTTTCAGTCTCATTTTTGTGTTTGTTGCGTTGCAACTCGCGCTGATTGGTTTGGCTTATTGA